The Mesorhizobium sp. B1-1-8 genome contains a region encoding:
- a CDS encoding GntR family transcriptional regulator produces the protein MSKSNNVYKDAFNRCLRLLDETKSLPSEPELGASLSVSRTTVRSILARMEETGLIAWNKRSKTVLRAPRPQDFFPEEETDSLAEIIERSFMRRLLAGGAEAGMQINELELAREIGVGTTSVREFLIRFSRFGLIEKRRNSHWVLKGFTRAFALELTEIREMFELRSAAAFAALPQDSPVWADLDKLENEHRQLAGEIATRFNEFSELDERFHRLIHRASHNRFIVDFYDVIAMIFHYHYQWNKAQERERNEVAIGEHLAYIAALKSRDLGKVDAACRRHLKSARQTLLSSIPEGRQARPA, from the coding sequence ATGTCGAAGAGCAACAATGTCTACAAGGATGCCTTCAACCGCTGCCTGCGGCTGCTCGACGAAACCAAGAGCCTGCCGTCCGAGCCGGAGCTAGGCGCGTCACTCAGCGTCAGCCGCACCACGGTGCGCAGCATCCTGGCGCGCATGGAGGAGACCGGGCTGATCGCCTGGAACAAGCGCAGCAAGACGGTGCTGAGGGCGCCGAGGCCGCAGGATTTCTTCCCGGAGGAAGAGACCGACTCGCTGGCCGAGATCATCGAGCGCTCCTTCATGCGCCGGCTACTCGCCGGCGGTGCCGAAGCCGGCATGCAGATCAACGAGCTGGAGCTGGCGCGCGAGATCGGCGTCGGCACCACCAGCGTGCGCGAGTTCCTGATCCGCTTCTCACGCTTCGGCCTGATCGAGAAGCGGCGCAACAGCCATTGGGTGCTGAAGGGCTTCACCCGAGCCTTCGCGCTGGAGCTGACCGAGATCCGCGAGATGTTCGAGCTGCGCTCGGCCGCCGCCTTTGCCGCCTTGCCGCAGGACAGCCCGGTCTGGGCCGATCTCGACAAATTGGAGAATGAGCATCGCCAGCTCGCCGGCGAGATAGCCACGCGCTTCAACGAATTCTCGGAGCTCGACGAGCGCTTTCACCGGCTGATCCATCGCGCCTCGCATAACCGCTTCATCGTCGACTTCTACGACGTGATCGCCATGATCTTCCACTACCACTATCAGTGGAACAAGGCGCAGGAGCGCGAGCGCAACGAGGTCGCGATCGGCGAGCATCTGGCCTATATCGCGGCGCTGAAATCGCGCGACCTTGGCAAGGTCGACGCAGCTTGCCGCAGACATCTGAAGTCGGCGCGCCAGACGCTGTTGAGCTCCATTCCGGAAGGACGGCAGGCTCGGCCGGCCTGA
- a CDS encoding YcnI family protein — protein MNKFILAAGALLVLGPTQAFAHITLETQEAAVGSIYKAVLRVPHGCAGKATTAVRVQIPEGVISVKPMPKPGWTLQTKQGRYDKSYQLYGETLTTGIKEVDWSGGNLPDEFYDEFVFRASLAAELPAGQMLYFPVVQECGDAAERWIEIPAAGQDADALENPAPGIKLLPKK, from the coding sequence ATGAACAAGTTTATTTTGGCGGCGGGTGCGCTTCTCGTCCTGGGACCGACCCAGGCCTTTGCGCATATCACGCTCGAGACCCAGGAAGCGGCCGTCGGCTCGATCTACAAGGCCGTCTTGCGCGTACCGCATGGCTGCGCCGGCAAGGCGACCACCGCCGTGCGGGTGCAGATCCCGGAAGGCGTGATTTCGGTCAAGCCGATGCCGAAGCCCGGCTGGACGCTGCAGACCAAGCAGGGCAGATACGACAAGTCCTACCAGCTCTATGGCGAAACGCTGACCACCGGTATCAAGGAGGTCGACTGGAGCGGCGGCAATCTGCCGGACGAATTCTACGACGAGTTCGTCTTCCGTGCCTCGCTGGCGGCAGAGCTGCCGGCCGGCCAGATGCTCTATTTCCCGGTGGTGCAGGAATGCGGCGATGCCGCCGAGCGTTGGATTGAAATTCCGGCGGCAGGCCAGGATGCGGATGCGCTCGAAAATCCTGCGCCCGGCATCAAGCTGCTGCCGAAGAAGTAA
- a CDS encoding copper chaperone PCu(A)C — translation MSNFVPAVRAHARGDAFARSFEYRLGLAVLAFLLLFACVPGAIAHEFKAGDLEIGHPWSRATPPGAKVAGGYFTVTNKGSAPDRLLSISSDVSDKAELHEMGVKDGVMTMRPVTGGLEIPAGGKVALKPGGYHLMFVGLKRQPKKGEMFAATLTFEKAGAVKVEFAVQGMDSLPPQDDD, via the coding sequence ATGTCCAATTTTGTTCCCGCAGTGCGTGCGCATGCCCGTGGCGATGCGTTTGCGCGCAGCTTTGAATATCGCCTCGGCCTCGCCGTATTGGCGTTTCTTCTCCTGTTTGCTTGCGTTCCCGGCGCCATCGCGCATGAATTCAAGGCGGGCGACCTCGAGATCGGGCATCCGTGGTCGCGCGCGACGCCGCCCGGCGCCAAGGTGGCCGGCGGCTATTTCACCGTGACCAACAAGGGCAGCGCGCCGGACCGGCTGCTGTCGATTTCCTCCGACGTTTCCGACAAGGCCGAGCTGCATGAAATGGGAGTCAAGGACGGCGTCATGACCATGCGGCCGGTCACCGGCGGGCTCGAAATCCCCGCCGGCGGCAAGGTGGCGCTGAAGCCGGGTGGCTATCACCTGATGTTCGTCGGGCTCAAGCGGCAACCCAAGAAAGGCGAGATGTTCGCTGCGACGCTGACCTTCGAAAAAGCCGGTGCAGTCAAGGTCGAATTTGCTGTGCAAGGCATGGATAGCCTGCCGCCTCAGGACGATGACTGA